In the Stigmatella erecta genome, one interval contains:
- a CDS encoding response regulator, whose protein sequence is MPEVLVVDDSKVMRDMVVACLRPMSGLGFTHASSGLEAIERLTLKPYDLIVLDLNMPDIGGIEVVEFVRGQDTLRHLPIVMVTTRGDEESRNKALAAGADRFMTKPFTPAAILAEVQGLLTGGRG, encoded by the coding sequence ATGCCTGAGGTGCTCGTCGTTGATGACAGCAAGGTGATGAGGGACATGGTAGTGGCCTGTCTGCGTCCGATGTCCGGGCTCGGGTTCACCCATGCCTCCAGCGGGCTCGAGGCCATCGAGCGGCTGACGCTCAAGCCGTACGATCTCATCGTCTTGGATTTGAACATGCCGGACATCGGCGGCATCGAGGTCGTCGAGTTCGTGCGGGGCCAGGACACGCTGCGCCACCTGCCCATCGTCATGGTCACCACCCGCGGCGACGAGGAGTCGCGCAACAAGGCGCTCGCCGCGGGGGCCGACCGCTTCATGACCAAACCTTTCACGCCGGCGGCCATCCTGGCCGAGGTCCAAGGACTGCTCACCGGGGGACGCGGGTGA
- a CDS encoding RCC1 domain-containing protein, giving the protein MISSPRSLSAAWRRRALRCVLSPVWLLLACGEDSGPPPGPPPVDTTAPQLQVHSPTAGWNYTSRRVRVTFTATDDTHLATLGWSLNGAGLLPLPAGARTGDTFLLEVAPRPGNNTLTLWAEDAAGNSTGQTVAFHFGSLSGSGAAHTGVVRQGRVYLWGRNNLGQLGLGPEVTEAQRAPRQVPGLEGVSALALNQNHSLALREDGTVWAWGENAQGQLGLGAAPVPGAPRSPDVAPRRSPTRVEGLKGAVALALGYRHSLVLMEDGTVRAFGDNSAGQLGDGTAESLRDFPGVVGGLTQVVKVVAGAMHSVALKQDGTVWVWGRNTYGNLGQGGQDGQPHPTPLQVPGVTDVVDIASGRDHVLALHAGGTVSAWGLDASGQLGSGEVFPGKQSNAPVPVKALEDARFVFANGNMSYAQRAGGTLVSWGQNFNGQLGNGGTADTNVPVAAAEGLTGLWSLSPGATHVVALREDGALFTWGWSFSGSLGREDLLDRWTYPEPIQVTLP; this is encoded by the coding sequence ATGATCTCTTCGCCTCGTTCCCTGTCCGCGGCCTGGCGCCGCCGGGCGCTGCGGTGCGTGCTGTCCCCGGTGTGGCTCCTGCTGGCCTGTGGGGAGGACAGCGGCCCCCCGCCCGGGCCGCCCCCGGTGGACACCACCGCGCCCCAGCTCCAGGTGCACTCGCCCACGGCCGGCTGGAACTACACCTCGCGGCGGGTCCGCGTGACGTTCACCGCCACGGATGACACGCACCTGGCCACCCTGGGCTGGTCGCTCAACGGCGCCGGGCTCCTGCCGCTGCCCGCGGGGGCGCGCACCGGGGACACCTTCCTGCTCGAGGTGGCCCCCCGGCCCGGGAACAACACGCTGACGCTGTGGGCCGAGGATGCGGCGGGCAACAGCACCGGACAGACCGTGGCCTTCCACTTCGGCAGCCTGAGCGGCAGCGGGGCGGCGCACACCGGCGTGGTGCGCCAGGGCCGGGTCTACCTGTGGGGCCGCAACAACCTGGGCCAGCTCGGCCTGGGCCCGGAGGTGACCGAGGCGCAGCGGGCCCCCCGGCAGGTGCCGGGCCTGGAGGGCGTGAGCGCGCTGGCGCTCAACCAGAACCACTCCCTGGCGCTGCGGGAGGACGGCACCGTGTGGGCCTGGGGCGAGAACGCGCAGGGGCAGCTCGGCCTGGGCGCGGCGCCCGTGCCTGGCGCCCCCCGGAGCCCGGACGTCGCGCCGCGCCGGAGCCCCACGCGGGTGGAGGGCCTGAAGGGCGCGGTGGCCCTGGCGCTGGGGTACCGCCACAGCCTGGTGCTGATGGAGGACGGCACGGTGCGCGCCTTCGGGGACAACTCGGCGGGCCAGCTCGGCGACGGGACGGCGGAGAGCCTCCGGGACTTCCCCGGGGTGGTGGGCGGGCTCACCCAGGTGGTGAAGGTGGTGGCCGGCGCCATGCACTCGGTGGCGCTCAAGCAGGACGGCACCGTGTGGGTCTGGGGCCGCAACACCTATGGCAACCTGGGCCAAGGCGGACAGGACGGCCAGCCCCACCCCACGCCCCTGCAGGTGCCCGGGGTGACGGACGTGGTGGACATCGCCTCGGGGCGGGACCACGTCCTGGCCCTGCATGCCGGGGGAACGGTCTCCGCGTGGGGGCTGGATGCCAGCGGCCAGCTGGGCTCCGGCGAGGTGTTCCCCGGCAAGCAGAGCAACGCGCCCGTCCCGGTGAAGGCGCTGGAGGACGCCCGCTTCGTCTTCGCCAACGGCAACATGAGCTACGCGCAGCGGGCCGGCGGCACGCTCGTCTCGTGGGGGCAGAACTTCAACGGCCAGCTCGGCAACGGGGGCACGGCGGACACGAACGTGCCGGTGGCCGCGGCCGAGGGGCTCACCGGGCTGTGGAGCCTGTCGCCGGGGGCCACGCACGTCGTCGCCCTGCGCGAGGACGGGGCCCTCTTCACCTGGGGCTGGAGCTTCAGCGGCTCGCTCGGACGGGAGGACCTGCTGGACCGGTGGACCTATCCCGAGCCCATCCAGGTGACGCTGCCGTGA
- a CDS encoding di-heme oxidoredictase family protein, which produces MRAGALLGLWLMGMACQPGPGASLPPGLPPLPEPPPDVTEPGEEAPGGATSVNVTGPEAFTRPAANLSLGRRSDFLVGEAFFETDWFAAPHARADRDGLGPLFHAVSCLACHPRGGRGAPPGPGAPAVSLLVRLSLPGTTLEGAPVPEPTYGDQLQPLAVAGVAPEGRVEVRTTERPGTFADGTPYTLLAPELVLSGLGYGPLHPDTRLSPRLAQPMVGLGLLAAVPEETVRAWADPDDADGDGISGRANTVWSARQGRAVLGRFGWKANQPDLEHQNAGALAGDLGITSPRAPAEPCTAAQAQCQAAPSGGAPELDARKLEALTFYTHLVGVPLRQGVDRPEVRRGKALFHQTGCARCHRPSLETGEVEGYPELSGQRLWPYTDLLLHDLGEALADGREDFLASGREWRTPPLWGLGQTAAVSGHTRLLHDGRARSVMEAILWHGGEAEGSRERVRQLSAEDRAALEAFLGSL; this is translated from the coding sequence GTGAGGGCGGGGGCACTGCTGGGCCTGTGGCTGATGGGCATGGCCTGCCAGCCGGGCCCCGGCGCCAGCCTCCCTCCCGGGCTCCCGCCCCTTCCGGAGCCGCCCCCGGACGTGACCGAGCCGGGAGAGGAAGCCCCCGGCGGCGCCACGAGCGTGAACGTGACGGGCCCCGAGGCCTTCACCCGCCCGGCGGCGAACCTCTCGCTCGGCCGGCGCTCGGACTTCCTCGTGGGCGAGGCCTTCTTCGAGACGGACTGGTTCGCCGCCCCCCACGCGCGAGCGGACCGGGATGGGCTGGGGCCGCTCTTCCACGCCGTCTCCTGTCTGGCGTGCCACCCGCGCGGGGGCCGGGGGGCACCTCCCGGGCCGGGCGCGCCCGCCGTGTCGCTGCTGGTGCGGCTGAGCCTGCCCGGTACCACCCTGGAGGGCGCGCCCGTGCCCGAGCCCACCTATGGCGATCAGCTCCAGCCGCTGGCGGTGGCGGGCGTGGCGCCCGAGGGGCGCGTGGAGGTGCGCACCACCGAGCGGCCCGGCACCTTCGCGGACGGCACGCCCTACACGCTGCTGGCCCCGGAGCTCGTCCTCTCGGGGCTGGGCTACGGGCCGCTGCACCCGGACACCCGCCTGTCGCCCCGGCTGGCGCAGCCCATGGTGGGCCTGGGCCTGCTGGCGGCGGTGCCCGAGGAGACGGTGCGCGCCTGGGCGGATCCGGACGACGCGGACGGGGACGGCATCTCCGGGCGGGCCAACACCGTCTGGAGTGCCCGGCAGGGCCGGGCGGTGCTGGGCCGCTTCGGCTGGAAGGCGAACCAGCCCGACCTGGAGCACCAGAACGCGGGCGCGCTCGCGGGAGACCTGGGCATCACCTCGCCGCGGGCGCCCGCGGAGCCGTGCACCGCGGCCCAGGCCCAGTGCCAGGCGGCGCCCAGCGGGGGCGCCCCGGAGCTGGACGCGCGCAAGCTGGAGGCCCTCACCTTCTATACGCACCTGGTAGGGGTGCCCCTGCGCCAGGGGGTGGACCGGCCCGAAGTGCGGCGGGGCAAGGCGCTCTTCCACCAGACGGGGTGCGCGCGCTGCCACCGCCCCTCGCTGGAGACGGGCGAGGTGGAGGGCTACCCGGAGCTGTCCGGGCAACGCCTCTGGCCCTACACGGACCTGCTGCTGCACGACCTGGGCGAGGCGCTGGCGGACGGCCGCGAGGACTTCCTCGCCTCGGGCCGGGAGTGGCGCACGCCGCCGCTGTGGGGCCTGGGCCAGACGGCCGCGGTGAGCGGCCACACGCGGCTGCTGCACGATGGCCGGGCGCGCTCGGTGATGGAGGCCATCCTCTGGCACGGCGGCGAGGCCGAGGGCTCGCGCGAGCGGGTGCGGCAGCTGTCCGCGGAGGACCGGGCGGCGCTGGAGGCCTTCCTGGGCTCGCTCTGA